One stretch of Corallococcus soli DNA includes these proteins:
- the ftsH gene encoding ATP-dependent zinc metalloprotease FtsH, translated as MRSTYKTIGLWVILIVLFVAFYNFFSQGNEQVQEPTFTQLLTKVDEKKVQAVSIKGNTYSGTFSDSNDKFRTTGPPPEVAVLNQLRAAGVDVKYEREEQNSLWLTILGQWMPVVFLFLFFIFFMRQLQGGSGKAMTFGKSKAKLLSESHNKVTFADVAGVDECKEELEEIVAFLKDPKKFTKLGGRIPKGVLMMGPPGTGKTLLARAVAGEAGVPFFSISGSDFVEMFVGVGASRVRDLFEQGKKNAPCIIFIDEIDAVGRHRGAGLGGGHDEREQTLNQLLVEMDGFESNDGVILIAATNRPDVLDPALQRPGRFDRRIIVPRPDLKGRLGVLKVHTRRVPLAPEVELEVIARGTPGMTGADLENLVNESALMAARQNKERVDLTDFEQAKDKVFMGPERRSMIMTDKEKRNTAVHEAGHALLAKLLPGCDPLHKVTIIPRGQALGVTWSLPTEDKVNGYRKQILDQITMAMGGRIAEEIMFNEMSSGAANDIERATETARAMVCRWGMSEKMGPLAFGKSDGEVFLGRDFNSSKDYSEDTARQIDAEVRSIVVGCYTHGKQLLTDKMDVLQRVSDALVEYETLDAEDVNIILQGGQLTRERPPPRVSSSPKPTEKKDKRKILDALEGLPNMEPKKA; from the coding sequence GTGCGTTCGACCTACAAGACCATCGGGCTCTGGGTCATCCTGATCGTCCTCTTCGTCGCCTTCTACAATTTCTTCTCGCAAGGCAACGAGCAGGTGCAGGAGCCGACCTTCACCCAGCTTCTGACGAAGGTGGATGAGAAGAAGGTCCAGGCCGTCTCCATCAAGGGCAACACCTACTCCGGCACGTTCAGTGATTCGAACGACAAGTTCCGGACGACGGGGCCGCCGCCGGAGGTGGCCGTGCTCAACCAGCTCCGCGCCGCCGGCGTGGACGTGAAGTACGAGCGCGAGGAGCAGAACAGCCTCTGGCTCACCATCCTCGGGCAGTGGATGCCCGTCGTCTTCCTGTTCCTCTTCTTCATCTTCTTCATGCGCCAGCTCCAGGGCGGCAGCGGCAAGGCGATGACGTTCGGGAAGTCGAAGGCGAAGCTCCTGAGCGAGAGCCACAACAAGGTCACGTTCGCGGACGTGGCGGGCGTGGACGAGTGCAAGGAGGAGCTGGAGGAGATCGTCGCCTTCCTCAAGGACCCCAAGAAGTTCACCAAGCTGGGCGGCCGCATCCCCAAGGGCGTCCTGATGATGGGGCCTCCGGGCACGGGCAAGACGCTGCTCGCCCGCGCGGTGGCCGGTGAAGCGGGCGTCCCGTTCTTCTCCATCTCCGGCTCGGACTTCGTGGAGATGTTCGTGGGCGTCGGCGCCAGCCGCGTGCGCGACCTGTTCGAGCAGGGCAAGAAGAACGCCCCCTGCATCATCTTCATCGACGAGATCGACGCCGTGGGTCGCCACCGTGGCGCGGGCCTGGGCGGCGGTCACGACGAGCGCGAGCAGACGCTCAACCAACTGCTGGTGGAGATGGACGGCTTCGAGTCCAACGACGGCGTCATCCTCATCGCCGCCACCAACCGTCCGGACGTGTTGGACCCGGCGCTCCAGCGCCCGGGCCGCTTCGACCGCCGCATCATCGTTCCCCGTCCCGACCTCAAGGGCCGCCTGGGCGTGCTGAAGGTGCACACCCGCCGCGTGCCGCTGGCGCCGGAAGTGGAGCTGGAAGTGATTGCCCGCGGAACTCCCGGCATGACGGGCGCGGACCTGGAGAACCTGGTCAACGAGTCGGCCCTGATGGCCGCGCGCCAGAACAAGGAGCGCGTGGACCTGACGGACTTCGAGCAGGCCAAGGACAAGGTCTTCATGGGCCCGGAGCGCCGGTCCATGATCATGACCGACAAGGAGAAGCGGAACACGGCCGTCCACGAGGCCGGCCACGCGCTGCTCGCCAAGCTGCTGCCGGGCTGCGACCCCCTGCACAAGGTCACCATCATCCCGCGCGGTCAGGCCCTGGGCGTCACCTGGTCCCTGCCCACCGAGGACAAGGTGAACGGCTACCGCAAGCAGATCCTCGATCAGATCACCATGGCGATGGGTGGCCGCATCGCCGAGGAGATCATGTTCAACGAGATGAGCAGCGGCGCGGCGAACGACATCGAGCGGGCGACGGAGACGGCGCGCGCCATGGTGTGCCGCTGGGGCATGAGCGAGAAGATGGGCCCGCTGGCGTTCGGCAAGAGCGACGGTGAGGTGTTCCTGGGCCGCGACTTCAACTCGTCCAAGGACTACTCCGAGGACACCGCCCGGCAGATCGACGCGGAAGTGCGCAGCATCGTCGTGGGCTGCTACACGCACGGCAAGCAGCTGCTGACGGACAAGATGGACGTGCTGCAGCGCGTGTCCGACGCCCTGGTGGAGTACGAGACGCTCGACGCCGAGGACGTGAACATCATCCTGCAGGGTGGCCAGCTCACCCGTGAGCGTCCGCCCCCGCGCGTCAGCTCCTCCCCGAAGCCGACGGAGAAGAAGGACAAGCGGAAGATCCTCGACGCGCTCGAGGGCCTGCCCAACATGGAGCCGAAGAAGGCGTAG
- the folP gene encoding dihydropteroate synthase gives MLRARLISRDRPDDLMLALRRLNLSMRSCQQLTRELGHAQVLVTGGRPSYEEELLPEYGTREREQFPAWVSGKASDRAGDSLLSGSRKQFEKLITLARKSPRTDALARALEAVLELQVTPVLELGGRTFEWGTRTYVMGVVNVTPDSFSDGGRFPDAASAVEHGVALAEAGADILDVGGESTRPGSLPVSAEEELARVLQVVEGLRARTSVPISVDTMKASVATEVLKAGAHLINDVTGFHFDPALPGVVAAAGAACCLMHTQGMPRSMQQAPHYEDVVSEVMEYLEQGVLQALLAGIPRERILLDPGIGFGKTLEHNLFLLRRLEELRGLGQPLLVGTSRKSFLGTLAGGRGPTERLAATLGSVAAMAVMGGADVVRVHDVTEARDALAVADAIRRARGGGDLYGA, from the coding sequence GTGCTGCGTGCCCGCCTCATCTCCCGTGACCGCCCCGACGACCTGATGCTGGCGCTGCGCCGGCTGAACCTCTCCATGCGCTCCTGTCAGCAGCTGACGCGCGAGCTGGGGCACGCGCAGGTGCTGGTGACGGGGGGACGTCCGTCCTACGAGGAGGAGCTGCTGCCCGAATACGGCACCCGCGAGCGCGAGCAGTTCCCGGCCTGGGTGTCGGGCAAGGCCAGCGACCGCGCCGGGGACTCGCTCCTGTCCGGCAGCCGCAAGCAGTTCGAGAAGCTCATCACCCTGGCGCGCAAGTCCCCCCGCACGGACGCGCTGGCGCGGGCGCTGGAGGCCGTGCTCGAACTCCAGGTGACGCCCGTGCTGGAGCTGGGCGGCCGCACGTTCGAGTGGGGCACGCGCACGTACGTGATGGGCGTGGTGAACGTGACGCCCGACAGCTTCTCCGACGGGGGCCGGTTCCCGGACGCGGCCAGCGCGGTGGAGCACGGGGTGGCGCTGGCGGAGGCCGGCGCGGACATCCTCGACGTGGGCGGAGAGTCCACGCGGCCGGGGTCGCTCCCGGTGTCCGCGGAGGAGGAATTGGCGCGCGTGCTCCAGGTGGTGGAGGGCCTGCGCGCGCGCACGTCGGTGCCCATCTCCGTGGACACCATGAAGGCGTCGGTGGCGACGGAGGTGCTCAAGGCCGGCGCCCACCTCATCAACGACGTCACCGGCTTCCACTTCGACCCCGCGCTGCCCGGCGTGGTGGCCGCCGCGGGCGCCGCCTGCTGCCTGATGCACACGCAGGGCATGCCCCGGTCGATGCAGCAGGCACCCCACTACGAGGACGTGGTGAGCGAGGTGATGGAGTACCTGGAGCAGGGGGTGCTCCAGGCGCTGCTGGCGGGCATCCCGCGCGAGCGCATCCTGTTGGATCCAGGCATCGGCTTCGGCAAGACGCTGGAGCACAACCTCTTCCTGCTGCGCCGGCTGGAGGAGCTGCGCGGGCTGGGACAGCCGCTGCTCGTGGGCACCAGCCGCAAGTCCTTCCTGGGGACGCTGGCGGGCGGCAGGGGCCCCACCGAGCGGCTGGCGGCCACGCTGGGGTCCGTGGCGGCCATGGCGGTGATGGGCGGCGCGGACGTGGTCCGGGTGCACGACGTGACCGAGGCGCGAGACGCGCTGGCGGTGGCGGATGCCATCCGCAGGGCCCGGGGTGGCGGCGACCTGTATGGCGCCTGA
- the glmM gene encoding phosphoglucosamine mutase, with protein sequence MAYRMNMPPKEAQKTERLFGTDGVRGVANVYPMTAEVAMKLGRALAYLIRNGPHRHRVIVGKDTRLSGYMLEQALSAGLISMGVDVEQVGPLPTPGISNLTTSMRADAGAVISASHNPYQDNGIKFFWRDGFKLPDETEAKIEELVSSGEIDNIRPTATKIGRAIRLEDARGRYIVYLKATFPRELTLEGMTIVVDCANGAAYKTAPAVLEELGAKVIALGVSPDGKNINHKCGALHPEGLAKAVVKHGANLGVALDGDADRLIVVDEKGNVVDGDAIMAICTGELVARKELKKKTLVATVMSNIGLERAVAQWGVKVARTRVGDRHVVDEMRRNGYSLGGEQSGHLIFLNHTTTGDGTLAALQLLAVMCRHGKPLSELASIFQPVPQTLLNVVVKQRRELGELPTVMKAIKNVEQKLGASGRVLVRFSGTEPKARVLIEGEDAARNEAYAREIVEAISKALNG encoded by the coding sequence ATGGCGTACAGGATGAACATGCCCCCCAAGGAAGCGCAGAAGACGGAGCGGCTGTTCGGCACGGACGGCGTCCGCGGCGTCGCCAACGTCTACCCGATGACGGCCGAGGTCGCGATGAAGCTGGGGCGCGCGCTCGCGTACCTCATCCGCAACGGCCCGCACCGGCACCGCGTCATCGTGGGCAAGGACACGCGACTGTCCGGCTACATGCTGGAGCAGGCGCTGTCCGCCGGCCTCATCTCCATGGGCGTCGACGTGGAGCAGGTGGGCCCGCTGCCCACGCCCGGCATCTCCAACCTCACCACGTCCATGCGCGCGGACGCGGGCGCGGTCATCTCCGCCTCCCACAATCCCTACCAGGACAACGGCATCAAGTTCTTCTGGCGCGACGGCTTCAAGCTGCCGGACGAGACGGAGGCCAAGATTGAAGAGCTGGTCTCCAGCGGTGAAATCGACAACATCCGCCCCACGGCCACCAAGATCGGCCGCGCCATCCGCCTGGAGGACGCGCGGGGCCGCTACATCGTCTACCTGAAGGCCACGTTCCCCCGCGAGCTGACGCTGGAGGGGATGACCATCGTGGTGGATTGCGCCAACGGCGCGGCCTACAAGACGGCGCCCGCGGTGCTGGAGGAGCTGGGCGCGAAGGTCATCGCGCTGGGCGTGTCTCCGGACGGCAAGAACATCAACCACAAGTGCGGCGCGCTCCACCCGGAGGGGCTGGCCAAGGCGGTGGTGAAGCACGGCGCCAACCTGGGCGTGGCGCTGGACGGTGACGCGGACCGCCTCATCGTCGTGGACGAGAAGGGCAACGTCGTGGACGGCGATGCCATCATGGCCATCTGCACGGGGGAGCTCGTCGCGCGCAAGGAGTTGAAGAAGAAGACGCTCGTCGCCACGGTGATGAGCAACATCGGCCTGGAGCGCGCGGTGGCGCAGTGGGGCGTGAAGGTCGCGCGCACCCGCGTGGGCGACCGGCACGTCGTGGACGAGATGCGCCGCAATGGCTACAGCCTGGGCGGCGAGCAGAGCGGCCACCTCATCTTCCTGAACCACACCACCACGGGCGACGGCACGCTCGCGGCGCTCCAGCTGCTGGCGGTGATGTGCCGCCACGGCAAGCCCCTGAGCGAGCTGGCCTCCATCTTCCAGCCGGTGCCCCAGACGCTGCTCAACGTGGTGGTGAAGCAGCGCCGGGAGCTGGGCGAGCTGCCCACGGTGATGAAGGCCATCAAGAACGTGGAGCAGAAGCTGGGCGCCTCCGGCCGCGTGCTGGTGCGCTTCTCCGGCACGGAGCCCAAGGCCCGCGTCCTCATCGAAGGCGAGGACGCCGCGCGCAACGAGGCGTATGCCCGGGAGATCGTCGAGGCGATCTCCAAGGCCCTCAACGGTTAG
- a CDS encoding pyridoxine 5'-phosphate synthase — protein MGQRLGVNVDHVATLRQARRTVYPDPVTAAALAELAGARQITIHLREDRRHIQDRDLRILRDTVQTLLNLEMAATAEMVKIAYEYKPDVVTLVPERREELTTEGGLEVAGQRETIAKIIKNLKDGEIAVSLFIDPDLDQVRASHKVNADRVELHTGRYCEARNDKERARELARIVDAAKASAKLGMGVAAGHGLNYDNVQAIARIQEIDELNIGHAIVGRAVLVGFERAVREMLDLMRDAR, from the coding sequence ATGGGACAGCGACTGGGTGTCAACGTGGATCACGTGGCGACGCTGCGGCAGGCGCGGCGCACCGTGTATCCGGATCCGGTGACGGCGGCGGCGTTGGCGGAGCTGGCCGGCGCCCGGCAGATCACCATCCACCTGCGCGAGGACCGGCGCCACATTCAGGACCGGGACCTGCGCATCCTCCGCGACACGGTGCAGACGCTCCTGAACCTGGAGATGGCCGCCACCGCGGAGATGGTGAAGATCGCCTACGAGTACAAGCCGGACGTGGTGACGCTCGTCCCCGAGCGGCGCGAGGAACTCACCACCGAGGGCGGCCTGGAGGTCGCGGGCCAGCGCGAAACCATCGCGAAGATCATCAAGAATTTGAAGGACGGGGAGATCGCCGTCTCGCTGTTCATTGATCCGGACCTGGACCAGGTGCGCGCGTCGCACAAGGTGAACGCGGACCGGGTGGAGCTGCACACGGGGCGCTACTGCGAGGCGCGCAACGACAAGGAGCGCGCGCGGGAGCTGGCGCGCATCGTGGACGCGGCCAAGGCGAGCGCGAAGCTGGGCATGGGCGTGGCCGCGGGCCACGGGCTCAACTACGACAACGTGCAGGCCATCGCGCGCATCCAGGAGATCGACGAGCTGAACATCGGGCACGCCATCGTCGGGCGCGCGGTGCTGGTGGGCTTCGAGCGCGCGGTGCGTGAGATGTTGGACCTCATGCGCGACGCCAGGTAG
- the acpS gene encoding holo-ACP synthase — protein sequence MPIVGLGLDLCSIERIQRILDGPRKDAFLARVYTEGERAYCAPRHDAASAFAARFAAKEALVKAMGVPPGVHWKDMEVVREGGPPRFVLSGVAREVMEARGWEAMLALTHDAGVAAATVVLQTK from the coding sequence ATGCCCATCGTCGGCCTGGGGTTGGACCTCTGCTCCATCGAGCGCATCCAGCGCATCCTCGACGGTCCGCGCAAGGACGCCTTCCTCGCGCGCGTGTACACCGAGGGTGAGCGGGCCTACTGCGCGCCCCGCCACGACGCGGCCAGCGCCTTCGCGGCCCGGTTCGCGGCCAAGGAGGCGCTGGTGAAGGCGATGGGGGTTCCGCCCGGGGTGCACTGGAAGGACATGGAGGTGGTGCGCGAGGGCGGCCCGCCGCGCTTCGTGCTCTCCGGCGTGGCCCGTGAAGTGATGGAAGCGCGAGGGTGGGAGGCGATGCTCGCGCTCACCCATGATGCCGGCGTGGCCGCGGCCACGGTGGTGCTCCAGACGAAGTGA